A single Saccopteryx bilineata isolate mSacBil1 chromosome 9, mSacBil1_pri_phased_curated, whole genome shotgun sequence DNA region contains:
- the LOC136312696 gene encoding ATP-binding cassette sub-family C member 12-like — translation MVGEDPYLISDLDQRGCRRTFVERYDPSLKTMIPVRPRARLASNPVDDAGLLSFATFSWLTPVMVRGYKHTLTVGTLPPLSPYDSSDANAKRFRTLWDEEVERVGPERASLGRVVWAFQRTRVLMDIVANILCVVMAAIGPTVLIHQILRHTESTSRDLWAGVGLCAALFATEFTKVVFWALAWAINYRTAIRLKVAVSTLVFEKLMSFKTLTHISVGEVLNILSSDSYSLFEAALFCPLPATIPVLMAVCAVYAFFILGPTALIGISVYVIFIPIQVFMAKLNSAFRRSAVSVTDKRVQTMNEFVTCIKLIKMYAWEKSFTKTIRDIRRQERRLLEKAGFVQSGNSALAPIASTIAIVLTFSGHILLRRQLTAPVAFSVIAMFNVMRFSIAILPFSVKAAAEGSVALRRMKKILVAKSSPSYVTQPEGPDTVLLLANATLTWEQEARRISDVQGTEHQRRHLPGHQRSEAYGVSPSAQGAAGPEAHPGRPKVVLQDISFVVRKGKVLGICGNVGSGKSSLLAALLGQMQLQHGVVAVSGTLAYVSQQAWIFHGSVRENILFGAQYDPQR, via the exons ATGGTGGGGGAAGACCCTTACCTCATCTCCGACCTGGACCAGCGAGGCTGTCGGAGAACCTTTGTGGAGAGATACGACCCCAGCCTGAAAACCATGATCCCGGTGAGACCCCGTGCAAG GCTGGCGTCCAACCCCGTGGACGACGCGGGACTGCTCTCCTTCGCCACGTTCTCCTGGCTCACACCAGTGATGGTCAGAGGCTACAAGCACACGCTGACCGTGGGCACTCTGCCCCCACTGTCCCCGTACGACTCATCCGACGCCAACGCCAAAAG GTTTCGGACCCTTTGGGACGAGGAGGTGGAAAGGGTGGGCCCCGAGAGGGCCTCTCTGGGCAGAGTGGTCTGGGCGTTCCAGAGGACCCGTGTGCTGATGGACATTGTAGCCAACATCCTGTGCGTCGTCATGGCCGCCATAGGGCCG ACGGTCCTCATCCACCAAATCCTCCGGCACACCGAGAGCACCTCCAGGGACCTCTGGGCTGGCGTCGGCCTGTGCGCAGCCCTTTTCGCCACCGAGTTCACCAAGGTcgtcttctgggccctggcctgggCCATCAATTACCGCACGGCGATCCGGCTGAAGGTGGCCGTCTCCACCCTGGTGTTCGAGAAGCTGATGTCCTTCAAGACTCTAACGCACATCTCTGTTGGCGAG GTGCTCAACATTCTGTCGAGTGATAGCTATTCCTTGTTTGAAGCTGCCTTGTTTTGTCCCTTGCCAGCCACCATCCCCGTCCTCATGGCTGTCTGTGCGGTGTACGCCTTTTTCATTCTGGGGCCCACGGCTCTCATCGGGATATCCGTGTACGTCATATTCATCCCCATCCAG GTGTTCATGGCGAAGCTCAATTCAGCTTTCCGCAGATCAGCTGTCTCGGTGACGGACAAGCGGGTTCAGACCATGAACGAGTTTGTGACCTGCATCAAGCTGATCAAAATGTACGCCTGGGAGAAATCCTTCACCAAGACCATCCGAG ACAtaaggaggcaggagaggagatTACTGGAAAAAGCTGGATTTGTCCAAAGTGGGAACTCGGCCCTGGCCCCCATCGCGTCCACCATCGCCATCGTGCTGACCTTCAGCGGCCACATCCTCCTGCGCCGCCAGCTCACTGCCCCGGTG GCCTTCAGCGTGATCGCCATGTTTAACGTGATGAGGttctccatcgccatcttgccttTCTCGGTCAAAGCGGCGGCCGAGGGCAGCGTCGCCCTGCGGAGAATGAAG AAAATTCTCGTAGCTAAAAGCTCCCCATCTTACGTCACCCAGCCAGAAGGCCCAGACACCGTCTTGCTTTTAGCAAACGCCACCTTGACCTGGGAGCAGGAAGCCAGGAGGATTAGCGATGTCCAGGGAACAGAGCACCAGAGGAGGCACCTTCCCGGGCACCAGAGGTCAGAGGCCTACGGTGTGAGCCCGTCCGCCCAGGGGGCCGCTGGCCCCGAGGCGCACCCAGGCCGCCCCAAGGTGGTTCTGCAGGACATCAGCTTCGTGGTGAGAAAG GGCAAGGTCCTGGGGATCTGCGGGAACGTTGGCAGCGGGAAGAGCTCTCTCCTGGCGGCTCTTCTGGGACAG ATGCAGCTGCAGCACGGCGTGGTGGCGGTCAGTGGGACTCTGGCCTACGTGTCCCAGCAGGCGTGGATCTTCCACGGCAGCGTGAGGGAGAACATCCTGTTCGGAGCGCAGTACGACCCCCAAAGGTAA